Within Corvus cornix cornix isolate S_Up_H32 chromosome Z, ASM73873v5, whole genome shotgun sequence, the genomic segment TGAGTCtaagtcatttatgaagatggtgaagagCACAAGCACCCCTCCAGTGACAGGtccccagtctgatgtcaccccaaTCACTGTAACCTTTAGTGCCTGACCCctgagccagttgctcacccacCACAggatgtgtttatccagctgtgacCTGGACGTTATATATGCTATCTacttatatatacacacactatACATCAGGTATAAGTACTCAGTAAGGTACTTGAATGTGACTGTTTGATACACTTGTAAATTCCCATTCTAAGTCTGATTTCTCTCTTGAAATAGACCCTTCTTTTGGAAGAAAGGAACATAGTGTCTATAAGAATAGCGAAGCTGAGTCTAACTTCCGGTTTTTGAATAGCCTAATAGGGCTTTTTGGATCTCTGATACAAAGATTCAAGTGTAAACCTCCAAATGTCAGAAGATGGCATTTACAATTATGTAGGTTCTGTCAAGTTGCTGCCATTACAATAACCCAAAAGTATCAACATTTGCCAGAACAGCTCCTATCATGAATATCTAGTGGAAGAACTGTCAATATTgatcacttttttattttctttcattacagCTCCTGTGAAGAATCTTAGAACATTACCTAAACATGACAAGTTGTGGGTAGGGTGGACTGCTCCTAACAGTTACGTTCTTAAATATGTGATCGAATGGTGTCTGGTGTCCAGCAGCTCAGACTGCATCATAGAGTGGCAGATTGCACTAGGAGATGTTCAAGGAATAGACTTAAAAGGTATTTAGCTCATAAATCTATGTACAGTTTGTAGGACACTCTAAAAACCTGCTTAGTATTCTGAAGATGAGGAACAGCCTCATGGTGATTAGAATTTTATGGTATTACAGGTGTTTAATGCTGAGGGTTTCAAGTAGTTTATTATGAGTCTGCAGAagtatttgtatatttttgtcAAATATACAACTATATCTGATCTTGCATTTTGAAACATATATTATGTAACAACAAGGGGTTTATctgcattttggttttagtCTTGTCATTCTTGGAAGCCATGAAAATAGTGAAAAGGCTGAGTTCTTTCAAAATCAAGATCTTTGGTCACTCAGTTCAAACAGTGCAACTTGATCAGCTTTACTGTTCTTTTGAGATTATGATCAGTCTCTGAAATCAATAATTTTGGGAGTTCATGCTACAGACAAATaaaggctttttatttaaaataaattggaaaaaacCACCCTGACTTCTCTGAAgtctttttattaaattttagaTTTCAGTGTGAACCATTTTATTGTTCCTTTAGTTAATATTTTGGAGCAGTATATCAATGAGCTCTAGAAAATACTCAGCTGCATTAGATACAAGTGCACCTAGTTAAACTACCAGAACTCACAAGCCTATATCTAAAGTAAATGAGAAGGATGGTGAGCAATTTGACTGTCTGTGAAACAACAccttttaaattccttttattAGGTATAAAGCCTTTCAAGTGTTACTTGATAACCGTGTACCCTCTGTATGCTGATGGTCAGGGAAGTGGAGAGTCTGTGAAGGCTTATCTTAAGCAAGATCGTAAGTACAAAATCATCACCTTGAAGCACATACTGTGctttttgacaaaaaaataaaagaaacgTGCTTTAATGTGGACTGTGTAATGAAAAATGGTTTAATACTTGAGAGTCGGGTGACATCATTaatctttttcccttctgttatCATCCATTCTGCTTTTTTACAGTGTTTGGGAGCTAAACAGATGTCTGTGACTGGCTCTTTGTTTTTCCAACCTTTACCAGATAATTAGACAtgaatttgttattttaatgatATATTTATAGTATATAATTGTGGAAATATAGCTTTTTACCTGCTAGGctcgtagttcaatgccttagaaagcctcgggcagcctagagaggcagcacgggcaatccagcactttagtagctctaaaagcagcaaatagtagctgcaaagctgatatccagcagaagcaaagagggagaagtACAGCTTTTGGTTTGcctaattcctgcaattagagtttcaaaaagaaacagacaagaGATGTTTGCAGAAAGAGTTGCAAAACCAAAGAGCTATTGtaacataaaatatattaatatatatttataatatataataatgatatttatatgcagatttattttaaattccaaGTGTGAATCAAGACTTAAGTTGAAGGTTTCCCACAACCTGCTGATTATTCTTTTCATATCTATTTTcctgaatgtttcttttttaaaatatctttgtaGTTTTTATGTTGTCTGGAAACAGTGCTTTCCAGATGAATTAGTCAAACTATTCCATTGAAGCTTTTATGCTAGAACAGTTCAGTGCTTGTTAATATGCTGCTTCTGTGAATGCAAGGTTGCCAAGCAAAAACTAATCTTCATCTCCCATTACAGGTCCTTCAAAAGGACCTACTGTTCAGacaaaaaaagtaggaaaagcTGAAGCTGTTTTGACATGGAACCATCTCACAGTTGAGGAACAAAATGGATTTATCCGAAACTACACAATACTTTACAAAACTATTGATGGAAATGAAACAGGTACCAGAAAACGGAGAAGTGTTTTGTGTAATTGAAGTGTTTCATCTGTCTCCTTCCTAATATTTGTTcctgaaaaaatacacagaatcaGTTATAGCTGACAATCTGTTCTGAGAACATAAAGCTGGTGTCTGAGCCTTAATTCTCCTCCATATAGAACAGAAAGTCCCTAGTAAAGAATTCAGAACATTCAGTCTGTGTGTAGCAGGGTACTGAGTTTAGTTTGTGAAAGCTGATCTTTGATTCTTGTGCTCCCATATTGCTATCTAAATATAGAATGAGATGGTGGTAGTCAAGATTATGGCAGACTGTTCAAGATACAAAAGGAGTTGACTGCATTTAACCAGgataaaaccttaaaaaaaggaagtgggGAGGAGTTTTTTAATCCTCTTGGAGCTGTAGGTCAGTATAGTACTGATGTAGATCATTTTGTTTTAAGTGCATCTTAGTTTTCAATAGTGTGTATGACCTGCAGGCATACTACAGGGAGCTGGCACTAtcaaaactttaatttttagATTTGCTTAAATTGCAAGGGACAGGTACTTGCGTATACCTATGTCTTACTATTCCTTACCATGTTTTTATTCTAGTCAGTACTAGCAGTTTCTCATTAGTGCTGTGTATTTGCCTTACTAGACACCTTTAAGCTTCGATTATACTGCCAGTTTAGTTTGTAGGTGCATTCCGGGGGAAAAAATCTCATAGGAAATTAAATATAGAAAGAGACtaaattaaacagaaacaaatggaTCTCAGCATTTCTTGTATGAGTTTGTAGTCTTGGGCTGTTATATTTTCCATCTGCTATGCATTGTATTAAAACTACCTTTCACATCTGATGTGATGTCTTAATGTTGCTGGTTTTGTGGAGATGTAATAAATTGTACAGAAAACTAGTGTAAATTTCTTCATCTCTTTAGTTGTGACAGTGGATCCTTCCAAGACAGAGTATACCCTTTCCTCTCTAACCAGCGACACGCTGTATACTGTGCGGATGATGGCATCCACAGATAATGGAAGCAGGACTGGTCCCGATTTCACGTTTACTACACAAAAATTTGGTAAGGCACAATTGGTAGAAGTAGGAATTAATGTTGCAACAATACAGCAGGGCTCTGTGCAAGATGTCTTAGGAGAGGAAGGTGATTTGATTTTAAAGTTTCAGTCCGCTTGCAATCTGCATGATACCCGGGTGGCTTGTCTAGTGCTCATTCACAAAGAGATAGTTCAGTCAGGATTTTTCTGATTATATAGAGAACAAGATATCCTCTGCAAACCTCATTAATTTATGTTATTAAGCATGCCGTTTTGGATGTGGTTTGTGTATACTTTAGGTTATAATATTGTTTTGCCCTGACTTTTCATGAGTCATGAGGATTTACTCAGTGCCCTTGTCTCTTCTGGTGTCCAGTGGCACCTACCCCTAGTcagagtttttgttttaatcctgATAAGGTGTCCTAAAGAAGCTGTAGAGAGCTGTGCTTGTATCTTGATCTGTTGATGTAGGTACCAGTCAGCATATACCATTCTCACAGCCCTTCCACATTCTTTCGTATCACTATGAAAATTTGCTACAGCTCTTTACAGAGACTCATTTTGAATAGTTTAATTTATTGTTATGTTCAGCTTTAGAGTGCTTCTTATATGTAAGGGTAAGAACAACATTACTAACTGAATTTAATTGTGGAAGATGCTCTACTTAAATTTAgcagaggctttttttctgtatagtGTTGCTCTTCCCTAAGCATTCTGTAAGGTTTACTTAAGAGCGTGTATAACATTGGAAGGAATACCTAACAATAATGCAAACTTTGATGTTTGCAGGCAGAGGAGATCTTCATGTACAGAATAAACTGATGGACGAGTAGTGactttgtttacttttttgACCATGACCACGTTATGACAGCTATCAGGGCACTGAAATACCTGGGCAGCAGATGAATTTACAGAGATGTTACTGTCATACCTGCCCAAGctacaaaattatttgctcTGTCAATATTGCAACTTCTAGATCAACCCGTATTTTTTGTTGATGCAAGGCACTAGATTGTCAGGACAGagcttttcatgtttttatatgGTGAAAGGGTTCTTCTGAATGTAAAGCTTTGAGACTGAGCATTGAGGTGCTTCAGTTTCAGGTTCTCCCTGACCCTTTGGAAATATGTACTGCTGCTGAGTTCCTTAAATGCCAGAGTGGGCTATAACTGCTTCTTTTCACCTCcttcaggaaaaggagaaattgaAGCCATAGTTGTACCTGTGTGTCTAGCATTCCTGTTGATTGTGCTCCTTGGAGTTCTGTTTTGCTTCAACAAACGTGACTTGTAAGTACAAATGAACTCCTTCTCTTACATTTCTCAGCATAAAAGAAATGTCAGTAATTTATAACAGACCAGTTAAGTATTCTGCAGTtagatcagaaaaaaagttaaaacatgCATGTAGTGATtggttttaaaaacttctgtgttttccttgagAAATCAGAGCCTCTTCTGACACTAATTTCTTGCTGTTAATTATACACACACTAAATGTTCCATGATTCAATCCTgcaagaaaatgtgcttttctttctgagcatAGTTAGGAGTAGCTTTGTTAGCTTTTGATCAGGATATATTGTCTGTGTTTCTTAGTCATCCTGTGAGTGGAATGATGGTCTCTAGTTTGTGAAGCACAGGAGATCTCTTTGCTGCATTTGGGCCATTTAATTACAGCATTAACAAACGTTAAGCTTCATGACCGTAAAAAATTAGGGAGACACCTTGATCTCCAGTAGCTCTGTGCCTGTTCATTGtctgctgggaagcagcctgCCTCCTCCTGGTCCCCCACCCAAAAGCTGTTGTCTGTGGCTTTAATAAAGATGTCATTGCTGCAGTGTTTCTCTTGGCAAGGCATAGCCCCTCTCCTATGTCCCATGTCAACTATCCTTTCCTTCTAATTAAAGACAGCattttttgcccttttccttctgacctccctgctgctcctaaAATTAGTTCTTAATGTATATCAGTTGGAAAGCCCATCTTGCATTGTTCTTCAGAGTTGTCCTACAGAGGAACTGTTGCTGGGGTCTGTTTATAAAGAGCAATATAGGTGCATCAGTTTCAAATCTGGTTTGGTTGGAGGTGATGTATCAACAGAAGCTTCTGGTTTTAAGTAACAGTGTGTTCTTAAGAATTCCAAAGCaagtttttcttccaaatattttcacttCAACTGTGAGGTTAGCTTAGATTTTGACCTTTGGTATTCatagttatttaaaaagaagcaggaTTGTATTTTCATACTGGTATGCATCATAAATTCTACCTAAGTAATAGCTCTATAGGTTCTAGAGTGCTATAAATTTGAAAATCTCTCACTAACTGTTACCgtttgttgttttgctttacaTTCATAGCTACATCTAATGTGTGGAGGAGTTgagtgcagtgctgtgttttgctaAGTAGTACAGCCTCATACAAAGATGAAACGTAGCCCAGGAAGCATTCTTATTTGGAATGCAAAATTGCTATGTAAGGGAGTGGTGTCCTGGATTCTGTTGCTATGAACAGGGAATTTGGGGAGTGCATCTTGTGActtaattccatttttaatcctttacagaattaaaaaacataTCTGGCCTATCGTACCTGATCCGTCCAAGAGTAACATTGCTCAGTGGTCTCCCCAAGTTCCAGCTAAGGTAATACTCACCTTTCTGCATCCTGTATCTTCCTAGTCTGCAAGGTTTCAGTCAAACTAACGGGTGGGAGTCTTCTGTCTTCTAGCACACACGGATTTCAAGGAAAAACCTGAATATTAAGTTTCATTGACATTGTGATAGAATATGGTTAGAACACTGTATTGTATCTGTAGCTTCAGTGTTAGAAATGCATGGCTCTTACCACAAATTGACGGTCTAGCATGGGCTTTACATTTGTGAGTTAGATTCAGTTTACTAGGTGGAAGAGTCAAGTACTCATTTCTTTGCTCACTCATGGGAAATCAGGATTAAGTAAACAATTCTTGATTCCCATTCTTAAAACCTTGAAGTGACTTGTTTGCACAGTTCAGTCATGAATGAGAAGATGGCAGCAACATTTATGCTGCACATGGGGTGAATGACCAGGCAAATTCTGTTCAAGAAATTGTGGCtaatttctgtgaagaagtATTCTGATGTTGAATACATTATTTGAAGTAATGTGTGATTCTCAGTATAGAATgttcctgtgctgcacagcaaaTGCTTCTATGTTTACAGCTCATTAGAATAATTAAATGAGAGCAAAGACTTGCTCACACATCCACTACGATTTTAGAATAGTTGCATAATTAAGACTCTGTATTGGAAACAAAGCTGTATCCTTCATTTTTTAACACATGCTTTGGAGATATTGCCAGACTTAGTAAAGAGAAAACGTATATGAAGAAACTGGCattacagaacaaaaattaatgtatttaatgaggattttgatttttaatataaCCTTCCTCTTAGGCAACATGCATCTCTTTCTTTCAGCATAACTTTAACTCCAAAAATCAGATGTACCCAGAAGGCAGCTTTACAGATGTAAGCGTCGTAGAAATAGAAGCTGACGACAAGAAGTCTTTTTCAGAACAAGATCTAAAACCCTTTGActtgcttaaaaaagaaaagagtacTTCAGAAGGGCACAGCAGTGGTATTGGAGGATCCTCGTGCATGTCTTCTCCTAGGCAAAGCGTCTCTGACAGTGATGAAGGCGAAACAACACAGAACACTTCGAGCACTGTACAGTATTCAACTGTAGTACTTAATGGCTACAGAGACCAGACACCTGTGCAAGTCTTTTCAAGGTCTGAGTCAACTCAGCCACTGCTAGATTCAGAAGAGAGATCAGAGGATCACGCTGGAGGAGCTGACAGTgcagctcagaggcagcagtATTTCAGACAGAATGGTGGTCAGGATGAAAACAACATAGACAGGCCATGCTttgaaagagcaaagcaaattaCTCATGCTAGTGAGGGAGATCTTGTTGGATTTGTTCAACTGCAGGTCTCAGGTCAGAGTTCACAGCCATTGGGCCTTGGGATGGCAAAAAATACCCAGGAAGCTGCTCtatcaaatattttacaggCATGTACTGAAGGACAAACTGTGAGACCTGAAACAGTGGAAGAAAATCCACTGTCAGGTGATGACATGCCAAAAAGTTACCTCCCACAGACTGTGAGACAAGGGGGCTATATGCCTCAGTGAGAAAAGACTGGCTCTGTTTAGGCCTTCATTAGTGCCTGTTCACATGTTCCCCTGTGTTTCTGATAAAGTAAGCTAGGTATTTTTATCTGACTGCAGatagaaatactgaaattaagTGAAGACTAATTtgacaaaatacaaaaaggaCTGTTTTTGTGGAAAATTTCCAGTCCAGACCTACAGGAGATTTACTTTTATGCACTACATAAAATCTTACATCTGGATAGCTGAACGAGCCTTTGTGCTACATTGAGGGTTTCGTGTCTTTTTATAACAGAATTTCACTGACTGAAAAGGGCAAGTTTTAAATACCTGCATCAGCCTAGAAGAAATACTTCGACAGGTGACAGTGTACAAGCCTAAAAAGCCAGCTTTAGTTGCACAGTGTAGCTTTGTGCAAAAGAAAGACTGAAGCTCAGTATTCTGACATGGAAGAATATTTGTGTGATACACTTTCCAATAACTTGATTGACTTACTGAATTTTGACGTGGCCCAGTGCCTCAGTTTTCAGCTTACCAGACCTGCAAGTCATGTTCATCCCTGTttaaaaactataaaaattaaatagaactTGCTATGGTGTACAAATAGGAAAACACAAAGATTGCTTGAATCTGAATCTGCTACTATAGTAATTGATACTTTACCTATATTTAGATATGTGTACACATGAACTATGGAGTAATTTGGCCTAAAATATGTGCCTTGCAACTTGACGCACAGCAATTCAGTCTCATATTCAAAAGTTTGGAAATCAGAGGACAGCACAGGTCAGAAGTTATTTAAAGGCTTTGTGCTCCAATCACTGTCTGATTATATGAAACTTCTGTGGTCATATTATGCCTTTGTTTAATAAGTGCACCTTTGCTGTGTACAGCTCAAGTAACAAGCTGTAAGCTTTTACCATTTTTCTAAGTACTCAGGAGAAAGGGAATACGACCTTCCTCTTGACAGGCTGCAGCTATTAGTGTGCTCTAACCTCACTGCTAATACTGCAGGACATCCTTGAACCTGAAAGCAGCCAAAGCATTGAAGTCATTGACACTCTTGGaactaaaaccaaaacctgtATGCTGAATTTGAACTTTGCTGGTAGTATGTATCTGTTAGCAATCATGAGCCACAAAAAACACTTAAGTGGTTGTTaaaattccatattttttttcttaatgcctCACTTTTTCCTGGTCAAACAGTTCACATTTTTTTGAAGAAGCTACATTTCTTGGAAACTTCCTCTGCCAGTGctttaacaaaaattaaatggcATTACAATAACACCTTCTCCAATGATAACCAGAAATGTTAGGGCACTcgtaaagatttttttttttaattaattttaaatctaatACAGGCTAGTCAGCTTTCTAATCTGACACTACTAAAACTTCATTTCAAAACACTAAATGCTGTTTTGTGAGACTAAaacaagtgttttatttctccttcagcAAAGTAACTATGTATTGAAGACCACCTGAAACCTTTTGTGCTGTGACCTCTGGTACTGCCGTTCTGCAGAGCACTTGCTAAAAGCCCTTGAATGGCAGGTGTCAGTATCATTTCATCTTCCCTTGTCCTTGTCTGCAAGCTTGCATGGAAGGATGGGTATACATGTAAATGTCCACGTGTCTTCTGCTTTTGTTACAAAGAAATTAAGTGCAAGAGTAATTCGTAATATTACCTCTTGAAGTCTGGAATATTTAAACAGATAAAGAATGCAGAATCTTTAATAACATTTCAGTATTCCACAGTTCCTTTCTCctgacagtatttttctgtatctaagcacttttttaaaaaaactaaaaggcCATGTTGCAGTTTACTATAATTACATCTCTCTTCAGATCAGTCCTCTTCCTTTTCACCCCACTGCACCTCAGCACCTTCAAACTCCCTCCCAGAGGTCAAAGGCATAATGAAAACTATGCTGACATGAGACAGCAGAGAccatctttcatttttcacaggTTGAGGGAGCATTCCTTTTTCAGAATGTATTCCTCTTGGAAAAAATAGCAGTTACTTAGTGGGGGATGGGTTATCTTCTCTATGCAAACTTCATAGTGACTGTAGAAACCACAAGTAGAAGGGAAGGTGTCTGTTGAGCAGTGTGCATGCTTATTAGAACTGCCCAGCAGCCACGTGCATTTAATCCATCTTCTCATCTCTGAAATATTGTAGGCCACAACCTGGCTACATAGTCTAAACATTGCTGCAAAGGTCTGGATGTTTTCAAAAACatgctgatgattttttttttaattatgttctTGTGATTCAGTAATACTAACTTTTGATAGCATATGTTACTTGAGGGAGAATGTCAGTTATTCCTTAAGTTGCTACTTGCTTTTCTGTAAAGGGGAGGCGTTTTCTTCTCAGTTGCTGTTAATCATGGACCATTCAGGACTTAACTAATGTTAAACAGCTTAAAGagattctgatttttaaagtgtgtgCTAGCAAGAGTTCTGGTCTGTCACTTCTGGCATCTTTCATTGTTGTTTATGGGCCAGTGGTAGTAAACTCACAGAATTGTGCAGGAGTGGAGCCTAGAGAGAGTTCTGGCTGGCTAGCAGTGACATGCTCTCTTTTGAGATAGTGCATTTATCTAGGGCTGAAATACTAAAGACTAAGCAGGAGCTCCTCGTGGGTGAACAGCTTGTAGAAGCCACAGTACATACAAATAACAGGTTTACAGCTAGTTCATAAACCTATGTGCCAAATATATCATGCAGTGTTCAGGGTTTAACAAGATTTTTTCTACTTTGGACAGTAAGAATCTAATTGTGTCAAACAGTTGCATACAGGTTTTTAAGGGTATCTGTAGTGTGATTACATCAATCCACTGAAATTTTCTGAGCTTGGCCCTAACACAGTAActaaagaaaaagttttctCCCTCCCCCATTCCCCCCCCCCGTTCACCAATAGCTATTGGTGCATGTAACAAAGGCATTATTAAAGTCACATTTCAGTATAGACACTTTCATGTCCAGCTTGATTTCCTGGACTGGAATTTTTCAGGTACAGGTGGAAGAATAGTTGTAAGAACTGTTAATTTGGTGGTAGGGAAGGGAGGCTAGGAGAAATATATTAGCATATTTGAAAAACCTCTTAAATGCAAGCTGGCTAATGCTCCTCTGTTTACAAGAGAAGTGAATATATTACCTTTGTAGTTCTATTGTGGTGGTTCTGTTAGACCAGGAGATGATTGGTATTGTTTTCTGGAGTGTATTGGCTCACTTCAAGGGCAGATAGTCTAGGAATAGCCTCTCCCGCTGTAGCAAAATTGTTGGGATTGTTTCATACATACTACTGTAGAAAACTAAGCTGCCTGTTAAGCCTTAATGTGGCAgcacaagcacagcagagcaaaaatttttttgaacTTTGTTCTGGAGAGTTTATGACAAGTATTTGCTTGTCTGTGGTACAGGAGCCTGgcaaaaactggaaaaaacctTGGCCCGGGGGGATGAGGGAGTTTGCATGCAAGGGCTGAATCCCATTGGTTCTGGAGAAGCCCTGTCACCtgggtggggcttggagctTTCACCTTTGTGAGCTTTGTCAGGTGGTTAAAACTTACGTCAGTATGCCCAGCATGTGGGGATCACCGTGCTGGTTTAAATTCAGTAACTGAGCTTGTTTAATTAGAGCCAGGTCTCAAATACCCAAGATCCATATCAGTATATGCTGCTATGGAATTGACTTCTCAGTGGGATCTGAAACTCCAAAGACTGTCAGGTTGTTAATAGTCTGCCCCACTCCAGGACATACACGTTTTACATCGTAATTTGTGTGCATTAAGTGGGACTAAATACACTAGTTTATTTTCCCCATTAGACAGTGAGTGTAGTTGAGAATAACTGTTATTTGAATGCATTCCTTTAACTGTGTTAAAAAGTTCTCTTGACTGATCAACTGTAAGAGTTCATTAATCCCTGTAACCTCTTGTCTGTCTGCAAGGATGGATTCACACAGCCATTTTAAGTTCCAGGAGTTGCTTGTAATGTTATACAGGAGAAGTTCATATAAAAATGTTGAGTCTTTTCTCATGAAACACGTGTTAGGGAATTGCAGCCAACCCAAGtcttcagctttgcttttgatCCAGAAAACTGCAGTAAAGTGGAGGTATAAATACAACAGTCTGGAGGAGGTTGAAATTAAGTATTTTGCATTGGACTCATGAATTcccatttctcttcctttaaagTGAAAGCAttagtaaaacaaacaaacaaaagctaaaATTCATGTGTATTTGATTTGCTTTCACTGTTGCTTCGTTTGTAGGACTTGTGCAATCTGAGCcattcttgaaaataaaagcagtgctgACTTAATGCACAAGGATGCGTTTCTAAGGCCACAAGATTTGATAAAACaaacctaaaaataataatgaaggGCCAGATTTCAACAATTGTCTGCTTTCCTGCCTCTTAACTGTAGTGCAGAGAGAGGGTGGGCAGCAAGCACCTCCCAGAATGCAGCCTTAGCCAGtacttgtatttatttgcaaaaacaaCCTGAAGGGGATATATGCAATAATGTCATTGCTACTCTGCAGAAGCACACTTCTGTAACAATAGATGAGAAACACTTATGGCACAACCGTTGACTGATGGCTGGAAAGCTCCTCATCCACATCCTCCTGCTCAGACTAAAGTGTCAGCTGTTCTCCAGGCATCACGGGCGTGGCCGATGTGCATTCTCTGCAGAGTGGGAACTGATACCACCCATCATTTTTCATCATCAAAGCACATTTGGTAATGGATCCAGTCAACTTGTCGTGTTTTTTTTAACACACCAGTTTTGTTTACAGTGTCACTTATAGCCTGACACTTTGATACAGCCAGGGATTGTCTAGTAACCAACTGCTTTTATTTGGGGATAAGAAGTTACTGGTCACCCAGTTTGCTGTGCCAATATATGCATCCAGGTAAGCGGAGGTGTGCGACACAGGAACAGATGTACCAACAAGGAAAGTGCCTTGATGCTGGATTGGATGGCTAGTGAATGTAAACATTAAGTTAAATTTTGCTGTGTACTTAAGTAAGTATGGCTGATTAAGCTAGTGGTAATTTGAATGCCAGCTTTAAAGGGCTTGCGTACTCCAGCCAGAGGTTAAACTTGTAAATTGCTGCATAAGCTGTCTCTGTatggaaatgtgttttaatatcTGTTCACTGTCTTTATTCTTTTGCAAGCTGCATGTGTACTGTCATATAAAATCTGCTTTCTACAATTTATTTTATGGTCAGTTTTGAATGTCTTCCTCTTTGTTACCTGACTGAGCCTGAATGTTGCATTTCTGTAGTACATAATAcgcagaaagaaaacaaaacaaaagtccATACTTACCTGGTGTGCTGGAGTCAGTGTTTTGTAAGGCTGAGCAAGTAGTAACCACAGAAGAGTCTGGGCCACTGCCTCATATGCAAGAAACAGATACATGGCCATGACACCTGGATAAAAGCTACCTCACCTAGCAGGTATATCCATGTTCAGCAGCAGGTGAATGGTCTTTCAGTCCTCCCGTTGTAATtgctctggaaacagaaaaaatgtttctgttcccACACCGTCTCATTTCCAAGAAAGGCATCACTGACCTGGCTATGTCTGGCACTGCTCTCAGTCCCAC encodes:
- the IL6ST gene encoding interleukin-6 receptor subunit beta, translating into MFSRWSWVACGFYLVLNICSPDASGGLVQSCGHIIPESPVLALGSNFTALCILNESCLDFGNIYANQIIWKIKNRVVPKEQYREINRTVSSVTFNDTSSLATPLTCNILADGQIEQNIYGITVTVGLAPEKPKNLSCIVHQISRFTYVMTCTWNPGRHTFLDTEFRLRYSWPEEVFPDCIPKGVNNSCTITDIQFFVNTEIWVEAANALGKAESDPLVVDPIDIVKPLSPQNVSVSSGILPTVLKLSWENWISDAVMTLKFNIRYRIAGDTSWMEVPSEDTASPRTSFSVQGLRPYTEYAFSIRCMKEDGVGYWSDWSEEKTGITTEDQPSKGPPIWRIIDASHSPASWTVHLMWKALKPFEANGVILQYEVTVRDKSSLSSPLKKYNVTSTNHTLQLPKGTYEVTLIARNSVGASPPSVLLIPESNSKAPVKNLRTLPKHDKLWVGWTAPNSYVLKYVIEWCLVSSSSDCIIEWQIALGDVQGIDLKGIKPFKCYLITVYPLYADGQGSGESVKAYLKQDRPSKGPTVQTKKVGKAEAVLTWNHLTVEEQNGFIRNYTILYKTIDGNETVVTVDPSKTEYTLSSLTSDTLYTVRMMASTDNGSRTGPDFTFTTQKFGKGEIEAIVVPVCLAFLLIVLLGVLFCFNKRDLIKKHIWPIVPDPSKSNIAQWSPQVPAKHNFNSKNQMYPEGSFTDVSVVEIEADDKKSFSEQDLKPFDLLKKEKSTSEGHSSGIGGSSCMSSPRQSVSDSDEGETTQNTSSTVQYSTVVLNGYRDQTPVQVFSRSESTQPLLDSEERSEDHAGGADSAAQRQQYFRQNGGQDENNIDRPCFERAKQITHASEGDLVGFVQLQVSGQSSQPLGLGMAKNTQEAALSNILQACTEGQTVRPETVEENPLSGDDMPKSYLPQTVRQGGYMPQ